The following are encoded together in the Populus trichocarpa isolate Nisqually-1 chromosome 5, P.trichocarpa_v4.1, whole genome shotgun sequence genome:
- the LOC7469129 gene encoding phosphatidylinositol 4-phosphate 5-kinase 1 — MREGLIVDEVTGVVSTTKKKKSGELDNTTTNNKQLDKVILLVADQDITKQAAIPPLPIVVSRARSQSATRRVTPATTVVTASSSSGTTVEKHLPNGDLYIGSFSGHAPHGSGKYIWTDGCMYEGEWRRGKASGKGKFSWPSGATFEGGFKSGRMEGPGTFIGSEGDTYRGSWSSDRKHGHGQKRYANGDFYEGTWKKNFQDGQGRYVWKNGNEYVGEWKNGVISGRGVLIWANGNRYDGQWENGVPKGNGVFTWPDGSCYIGNLNNNIKDIKGQQLNGTFYPGNGKECCLKGNKSDLVLTATTTRKRSSVDGGRGSGMNFPRICIWESDGEAGDITCDIVDNVEAEMIYRDGLGLDRDGIRQFRRGPCCFSGGEVKKPGLPISKGHKNYDLMLNLQLGIRYSVGKHAQILRDLKPSDFDPKEKFWTRFPPEGSKITPPHQSSDFRWKDYCPVVFRRLRELFQVDPADYMLAICGNDALRELSSPGKSGSFFYLTQDDRFMIKTVKKSEVKVLIRMLPSYYQHVCRYENSLVTKFFGVHCVKPIGGPKTRFIVMGNLFCSEYRIHRRFDLKGSSHGRTADKPEGEIDETTTLKDLDLNFVFRLQRNWFQELIKQIDRDCEFLEAEKIMDYSLLVGLHFRDDNNYDKMGLSPFLLRSGKKDSYRNEKFMRGCRFLEAELQDMDRVLSGRKSLIRLGANMPATAERMVRRSDFDQYTPGGFSHLTPSRSDEVYEVVLYFGIIDILQDYDISKKLEHAYKSLQADPTSISAVDPKLYSKRFRDFIGRIFIEDR; from the exons ATGCGTGAAGGACTTATCGTTGATGAGGTAACCGGCGTCGTTTCAaccacaaagaagaagaaatcaggAGAGCTAGACAATACTACTACTAATAATAAGCAGCTAGATAAGGTTATACTACTCGTGGCAGACCAAGATATCACAAAACAAGCAGCTATTCCACCACTACCCATTGTTGTTAGCCGCGCTCGATCCCAATCCGCGACCCGCCGTGTCACTCCTGCCACCACGGTCGTCACTGCCAGCAGCTCGTCAGGCACCACTGTAGAAAAGCACCTCCCGAACGGGGATCTCTACATCGGATCATTCTCGGGTCACGCGCCACACGGATCCGGGAAGTACATCTGGACCGACGGGTGTATGTACGAAGGCGAGTGGCGCCGCGGAAAAGCATCTGGGAAAGGGAAATTCTCTTGGCCTTCAGGAGCTACTTTTGAAGGGGGATTTAAGTCGGGTCGGATGGAAGGACCCGGCACTTTTATCGGATCCGAGGGGGACACGTACCGCGGGTCATGGAGCTCCGATCGAAAACATGGGCATGGGCAGAAAAGGTACGCGAATGGAGATTTCTATGAAGGGACATGGAAGAAGAATTTTCAAGACGGGCAAGGGAGGTATGTGTGGAAAAATGGGAATGAGTATGTTGGTGAGTGGAAAAACGGCGTCATTTCAGGGAGAGGAGTTTTGATTTGGGCTAATGGGAATAGATATGATGGGCAATGGGAAAATGGAGTGCCGAAAGGGAATGGGGTGTTTACATGGCCAGATGGGAGCTGTTATATTGGGAACTTGAATAACAATATCAAGGATATAAAAGGACAGCAATTGAATGGCACATTTTATCCTGGGAATGGGAAGGAATGTTGTTTAAAAGGGAACAAGAGTGATTTGGTTTTAACCGCTACAACGACGAGGAAGAGATCGTCAGTTGATGGAGGGCGAGGGAGTGGGATGAATTTTCCTAGGATTTGTATTTGGGAAAGTGATGGGGAAGCTGGTGATATTACCTGTGATATTGTTGATAATGTGGAAGCAGAGATGATTTATCGAGATGGTTTAGGGTTGGATCGAGATGGGATTAGACAGTTTAGAAGGGGCCCCTGTTGTTTTAGTGGTGGAGAGGTTAAGAAACCCGGCCTTCCCATCTCGAAAGGGCATAAGAATTATGATTTGATGCTTAATTTGCAATTGGGTATTAg GTATTCTGTTGGGAAGCATGCCCAGATTTTGAGGGATTTGAAGCCAAGTGATTTTGATCCCAAGGAGAAATTCTGGACGAGGTTTCCACCCGAAGGATCAAAAATTACACCTCCACACCAGTCTTCTGATTTTCGATGGAAGGATTACTGTCCTGTGGTGTTTAG ACGTTTGAGAGAGCTTTTTCAAGTAGATCCTGCTGATTACATGTTAGCTATTTGCGGCAATGATGCCCTTAGAGAGCTTTCTTCTCCGGGGAAGAGTGGAAGCTTCTTTTATCTTACTCAGGACGATAGGTTTATGATAAAGACAGTAAAGAAATCAGAAGTCAAG GTGCTTATTAGGATGCTTCCCAGTTATTATCAACATGTTTGCCGGTATGAAAATTCACTGGTGACAAAGTTCTTTGGTGTGCATTGTGTTAAACCGATTGGTGGACCAAAG ACCCGTTTCATTGTGATGGGCAATCTCTTCTGTTCAGAGTATAGAATACATCGAAGATTTGACCTGAAAGGATCCTCCCATGGCCGCACAGCAGATAAGCCTGAGGGTGAGATTGATGAAACCACAACTCTCAAGGACCTTGATCTCAACTTTGTTTTTCGTCTACAGCGGAATTGGTTCCAGGAGCTTATCAA GCAAATTGATCGTGATTGTGAATTTTTGGAAGCTGAGAAAATCATGGATTATAGTCTCTTGGTTGGTCTACACTTCCGTGATGACAATAATTATGACAAAATGGGATTGTCACCATTTCTTTTGCGATCTG GAAAGAAGGATTCTTATCGGAATGAAAAGTTCATGCGTGGGTGTCGCTTTCTTGAAGCAGAGCTTCAAGACATGGATCGGGTTTTATCTGGCAG GAAATCTCTAATAAGATTGGGAGCAAACATGCCAGCAACGGCAGAGCGGATGGTGAGGAGGAGTGATTTTGATCAGTATACCCCTGGTGGATTTAGCCATTTGACCCCTTCTCGAAGTGATGAAGTCTACGAAGTGGTCCTTTATTTTGGAATTATTGATATCTTACAAGACTATGATATTAGCAAGAAGTTGGAGCATGCCTACAAATCCTTGCAAGCAGACCCTACCTCAATCTCAGCTGTAGATCCAAAACTCTATTCAAAGAGGTTCCGGGATTTCATTGGGAGAATATTTATAGAAGACAGGTAG